The Edwardsiella tarda ATCC 15947 = NBRC 105688 region ATTCTGCGTGTCTTTTTTCCCGCTAGCATTGGTAAAACGGCGAAACGCGCGGTAAGGTAAAAAAATCGGCGGCACGCTCGGCCTCACGCCGTCCAGCGCTGAGGATTGGGCCGCGTCTAGCGGCACGGTAACCGCATCGTTTCGATGCCTAGGAGAGACTTTGATTACACACATCAGCCCGTTGGGATCGATGGATCTGCTATCGCAGATGGAAGTGGATATGCTGAAGCGTACCGCCAGCAGCGATCTGTACCGTCTATTTCGTAACTGCTCCCTTGCCGTGCTTAACTCCGGCGCCAAGACCGATAACAGCAACGAGCTGCTGTCTCGCTTTGAATCCTTTGATATCAACGTGCTGCGCCGTGAACGTGGCGTCAAATTAGAGCTGGTCAATCCACCGGAAGAGGCCTTCGTCGATGGGCGCCTCATCCGCGCCTTGCAGGCTAACTTATTTGCGGTGTTGCGCGACATCCTGTTCGTCAACGGTCAGCTGATGAACGTCCAGCGCACCCAGCACGTGGATCTGGAAAATCCGACCATCATCACCAACCTGGTGTTCTCGATACTGCGCAACGCCCGGGCTTTGCATGTCGGCGATGAGCCTAACATGATCGTCTGCTGGGGCGGCCACGCCATCAGTGAGATCGAGTACCAGTATGGCCGCCAGGTCGGTAACCAACTGGGGCTACGCGAACTGAACGTCTGCACCGGCTGCGGACCCGGTGCCATGGAGGCGCCGATGAAGGGGGCCGCCGTCGGCCACGCACAACAGCGTTACCATGAGGGACGCTTCATCGGTATGACCGAGCCGTCGATCATCGCCGCCGAACCCCCCAACCCGCTGGTGAATGAGCTGATCATCATGCCGGACATCGAGAAACGTCTGGAGGCCTTCGTCCGCTTCGGCCACGGCATCATCATCTTCCCCGGCGGGGTGGGAACGGCGGAGGAGTTGCTCTACCTGTTGGGGATCCTGATGGATCCGGAAAACCGCGATCAGGTCTTGCCGTTGATCCTGACCGGCCCGGAGGAGAGTGCCGACTACTTCCGAGTATTGGATGACTTCATCGTCAATACCTTGGG contains the following coding sequences:
- the ppnN gene encoding nucleotide 5'-monophosphate nucleosidase PpnN, with the protein product MITHISPLGSMDLLSQMEVDMLKRTASSDLYRLFRNCSLAVLNSGAKTDNSNELLSRFESFDINVLRRERGVKLELVNPPEEAFVDGRLIRALQANLFAVLRDILFVNGQLMNVQRTQHVDLENPTIITNLVFSILRNARALHVGDEPNMIVCWGGHAISEIEYQYGRQVGNQLGLRELNVCTGCGPGAMEAPMKGAAVGHAQQRYHEGRFIGMTEPSIIAAEPPNPLVNELIIMPDIEKRLEAFVRFGHGIIIFPGGVGTAEELLYLLGILMDPENRDQVLPLILTGPEESADYFRVLDDFIVNTLGETARRHYQIIIGDAAEVARRMKFAMPRVKENRRQSGDFYSFNWSLKISADLQMPFMPTHENMANLNLHPNQSPEQLAAALRRAFSGIVAGNVKEGGIRAIAEHGPFKLHGDAQMMQHMDRLLQGFVTQQRMKLPGSAYVPCYEIVR